The Aeromonas veronii genome includes the window GGATCTCGAGTACCCCTATCTTCTTGCCTTCCGCGGTGATCACCTTGGACTTGGCGGCCCTGTCTTCCAGACGCACCTTGTCACGGGTCAGCTCCACCAGCTCGGTCTTGGCGTTGGCGCCCTTGCCGCGCTGGATCTCCAGCTTCACCTTGCTGCCTTTCGGGCCCTTGATGAGCTCGACCACGTCATCGAGACGCCAGCCGATCACATCGACAATCTTGCCATCGTCCTGCCCTACCCCGGTGATCTTGTCATCGGGTTTGAGGTGATTGGACTTGGCGGCCGGGCCACCGGGCACCAAGGAACGGATGACGGTGAAGTCATCCTCCGCCTGCAGCACGGCACCAATGCCCTCCAGCGAGAGGTTCATCTCGGTGTTGAAGCGATCGGCGCTGCGCGGAGAGAGGTAGCTGGTGTGGGGTTCGATGGCGCGGGCGAAGGAGTTCATGAAGAGCTGGAACACGTCCTCGCTCTCGGTCTGGGACATCCGCTTAATGGCGTTGTTGTAACGCTTGCCAAGCAGCTCCTTGATCTCCGGCCACTCCTTGCCGCTGAGCTTGAGGCTCAGGGCATCGAACTTGACCCGCTGGCGCCACAACTCGTTGAGTTCCGCTTCATCCTTGGGCCAGGGCGCCCCTTCCCGATCGAAGACGTAGTTGTCTTTCTGGGTAAAATCGAAGGGAGTGTCGAGCAGTTTGAGGGCGTATTCGAACCGCTCATAACGCCGCTGCTGACTCAGGTTGAACATCTCGTAGGCGGGCGCCAGCCGTCCTCTCTCGAGGTCGGTGTCAAACCCGTTACGGTACTTTTCAAAACGGCTGATATCAGAGGCCAAAAACAGGTTGCGGCTGTAATCCAGATTCTCCAGGTATTTGTCAAAGACAACCGCGGAGAAAGCATCATCCAGCTTGAACTGCTTGTAATGGGAGCGGGTAAACAGATTGGTAATTCGCTTGCTGGCCGTAGCATGTTGGCTCTCTTGAGCCAACACAGGCAAATCACTTTCCTTGAGCACCGGCTCGATGGCCTGTGCAAGCCCGGCAAGCGCCAGGCTACAGGCAACGAGGGAAAAACGAATTACGCCATGCTTCAACATTTGTCTCCTTAGAGAACCAGGTGCTCGAACTTGACCCGCAACATCATGCCAGTCTGCAATTGAACCTGTACGTCATCCTTGGTCACTTCCTTGATGGTGGCGGGTACGGGGGACTTGCCCAGTACGACGCGCACGCCCTGATCCACTTTCAGGGTAGCGGCATCCACTTTCACCAGCGGTGCGTCGACGGCAGGAGCAGCAGCCTTGGGGGCGGCTTTGGGCTTGTCGGCGCGGGGGGCATCAGACTTGCGAGGAGCCGGGCGACGGGGCTGTTTGGGCTTGTCGTCCTTCTCTTTGGTATTGGTGCGGCGGCTGGCAAAGACACGCTCTTTGCTCTCTTTGAGGGCCTGTTTGGCATGTTCGATGTGCTCTTCGGTCAAGAGCTCACCCGGATTGCCGTCCAGATCGACACGGGCCTGGCCAGCCTTGAGGCCATGCAGGTAACGCCAGCTGGAAGTGTATTGACGCAGAGCAGAGCGCAGCATGGTCTTGGAGACTCTCTCGTCATCAGCAAGACGCGCGGCCAGATCCTGGAAGATGCCAATCTTGAGTGGCTTGGCCTCTCCTTCAGCGATGAAGCAGGCCGGGAATTTCTCGACCAGGTAGGCAACGATCTCTTTACTGTTCTTCAGCTTTTCAGTGTTTTCCATGTATAACCTTGGCTTTCATATAGACGCACGGGCGAGCCCGAACACAACAAAGGCCCTATTATAGAGAGCTTGGGGCCTTTTGCGAACCATCTAGCAATGACTTAGAGCATGCTTTCCAAAATTTGCACCGTTTCTTCCAGACCAAGCTGGTCCTCGGCGTCGAAACGGTTAAAAATCGGACTATCGATATCCAGCACCCCGATGATCTCGCCGTTGTGGCGAACGGGGATCACGATTTCCGAGTTGCTGGCACCGTCACAGGCGATGTGACCGACAAACTGGTGCACGTCGTCTACCAATTGGGTCTTGCCCTCGGATACCGCTGTGCCGCAGACACCTCGCCCCACCGGAATGCGCACGCAGGCGGGCTTGCCCTGGAAGGGGCCGAGCACCAGGGTCTCTCCCTGCAACAGGTAGAAGCCGACCCAGTTGATGTCAGCCAGTTCCTGATTGAGCAGGGCCGAGAGGTTGGCCAGGGTGGCAATGCGATCCGGTTCCCCTTCCAGCAGGGCCTGGGCTTGCTGGTTCAGGGTGCGATAAAATGCTTGTTTTTCAATCATGATTAAATGAACTTCACTCCTTGATAATGAATGCAAGGTACAGTCCCACCTGAAAAATTCAAATCAAATTTCATCTATCCCCCCTTATAAGCCTCAAACAAGCCACTGCTTCAGCGGGAGACGGAGAGCGCCAACTGCTGGCGTTGACCATTGCTCCACTCGATATTGAGCAGCCAGGTCATGGTTGCCGAGGTGCAGGAACCCACCTGGGCCGTCCCCTGCCATCCCCCCTCGCCAGCCTCGAATTGCACGGGGATGCGGCCCATGAACATCTCCTTTCCCTCGAGCCAGGCCTGAGTCGGACTAATGGCAGGATCCCCCCCCTGAAGACGTAGGCTAAAGTCATGTTCAGCCTTGATCGGCAGGTTGACGACACTGGCAGAGAGGGGCTTGTCTCCGATAATAAGCGCACAGGCACTGTGGGATAGATCACAAATCTGATCATTTCCCCCCTCAGAATCAGCCCCGTGTGGAGACCAAAACCAGGTCCGATAAGTCATCAGGGCGAGCAAAATGGCCAACACCAGCACCAAGTGCCCAAATTTGCGTGAAGTGAGTCTCTCTTTCATGAAAAAACAACCTTGTAAGGTACGTAAAAAATGCCATTTTCGTGATCTCGCGCAAGGTAAAAAACTGGCGGCGGTGAGACCCGTCAGAGCCAAATATATCACTGTTTGTACTGTTATTTTACCGGTCAGTTCAGTATCATTCCCAATGAATTTTCATTTATCCACATTTTGCTTTTCCTTTTATTAACAAAAGTTAACGAGCGGAAGTCGGCAAATCTGGAATGAAAATGGTCCTCATTTCCGGACAAAAAACAAACAACAGCATCGGAAGCGGAATACAACGATGAGCCACACTACGAACCATCCTGAGTACAACTACACCGTTGTACGTCAGTTCACCGTCATGACGATTGTCTGGGGAATTGTCGGTATGTCGGTGGGCGTACTGATTGCAGCCCAGCTGATCTGGCCTGCCCTCAACTTTGACACCCCCTGGCTGACCTACAGCCGCCTGCGACCCCTGCACACCAACGCGGTTATCTTCGCCTTTGGTTGCAGTGCCTTGATGGCCACCTCCTTCTATGTGGTACAGCGCACCTGCCAGACCCGGTTGTTTGGTGGCAAGCTTGCCTCCTTCGTGTTCTGGGGCTGGCAGGCGATCATCCTCTCGGCCGCCATCTCGCTGCCGCTGGGATACACCACCTCCAAGGAGTACGCCGAGCTGGAGTGGCCCATCGACATCGCCATCACCGTGGTCTGGGTCGCCTACGCCGTGGTCTTCTTCGGTACCCTGGCCAAGCGCACCACCTCCCACATCTATGTGGCGAACTGGTTCTTCGGCGCCTTCATCATCACGGTGGCCGTGCTGCACATCGTCAACAACATGGAAGTGCCCCTCTCCGGCATGAAGTCCTACTCCATGTACTCCGGTGCCATGGATGCCATGGTGCAGTGGTGGTATGGCCACAACGCGGTGGGCTTCCTGCTGACCGCCGGTTTCCTCGGCATGATGTACTACTTCGTGCCCAAGCAGGCGGGCCGTCCGGTCTACTCCTATCGCCTCTCCATCGTGCACTTCTGGGCGCTGATCTCCCTCTACATATGGGCCGGTCCGCACCACCTGCACTACACGGCGCTGCCCGACTGGGCACAGTCCCTCGGCATGGTGATGTCTCTCATCCTGTTCGTTCCCTCCTGGGGCGGCATGATCAACGGCATCATGACCCTGTCCGGTGCCTGGCACAAACTGCGCTATGACCCCATCCTGCGCTTCCTGATCGTCTCCCTGTCGTTCTACGGCATGTCCACCTTCGAAGGCCCCATGATGGCCATCAAGACGGTCAACGCCCTCTCCCACTACACCGACTGGACCATAGGTCACGTTCACTCCGGTGCTCTGGGCTGGGTCGCCATGGTATCCATCGGCGCCGTGTATCACCTGATCCCGAACCTGTTTGATCAGGGCCGCATGTACAGCATCAAGCTCATCAACGTCCACTTCTGGCTGGCGACCGTGGGCACCGTGCTCTACATCGTCTCCATGTGGATTTCCGGTGTGATGCAGGGTCTGATGTGGCGTGCGGTCAACGACGACGGCACCCTGACCTACAGCTTCGTGGAAGCCCTGCAGGCCTCTTACCCCTTCTACTTCGTGCGCTTCCTGGGTGGCTGCTTCTTCGTCACCGGCATGTTGCTGATGGCCTACAACGCCTATCGCACCATCACTGCGCCCAAGGGTTCCCTGGAACCCGTCGCACAGCCAGCCTGATTGAAGAGGTCACGCCATGAGCAACAATAACCGTCACGAAATATTTGAAAAAAGCGTTCCCATGCTGGTGGTCGGCATCATCTTTGCCATCAGCCTGGGGGGCCTGGTCGAAATCACCCCCCTGTTCTTCCAGAAGCAGACCACGGAGCCGGTGGAGGGCCTCAAGCCCTACACCGCCCTGCAGATGGAAGGGCGCGATATTTTCATCCGCGAAGGCTGCAACGTCTGCCACAGCCAGATGATCCGTCCGTTCCGCGCCGAGACCGAGCGCTACGGCCACTACTCGGTCGCCGGTGAAAGCGTCTGGGAGCACCCCTTCCTGTGGGGCTCCAAGCGTACCGGGCCGGATCTGGCCCGGGTCGGCGGCCGCTACTCCGATGACTGGCACCGTGCCCACCTCATCAACCCGCGGGACGTGGTGCCCGAGTCCAACATGCCCGGCTTCCCCTGGCTCGAGACCAACGTCCTGAGCGGCGAGCTGACCGGCAAGAAGCTGGCCCTGTTCCGGGATCACTTCGGCGTGCCCTATACCGACGCCGACATCGCAGGTGCCGGTGAGGCGGTGAAGGGCAAGACAGAGCTCGACGCCCTGGTCGCTTATCTGCAATCACTGGGTCATGCCCTGAAATAAGGAGGCGGAAATGGATTACGGTACATTTCGCGGCCTGTACACCCTGCTGCTGCTGATCATCATGATCGCCATCATCGTCTGGGCCTACAGCAAGCGCCGCAAGGCCTCCTTCGATGAGGCCGCCAACCTGGTTTTTGCCGATGATGAGCAACCCAGTGCTGATAACAAGAACGCAGGAGCGAAGCAATAATGAGCACTCTGTTTAGCATTTTTGTCACCGTGATAAGTCTGGGCACCATCATCGGCTGCTTCCTGCTGCTGCTCTGGTGCATGAAGGACAAGCTGGGAACCGAAGAAGGCAAGCCCATGGGGCACACCTTCGACGGCATCGAGGAGATCAACAACCCGCTGCCCAAGTGGTGGTCCTACATGTTCATCTTCTTCATCGTCACCGGCCTCATCTACTTGCTCGCCTTCCCGGGCCTGGGCAACTGGAAGGGTCTGCTGGGCTGGCAGAGCTCGAACCAGGACGTCCGCTCCCTGGCCGAGTCCAAGGCGGCGGCGGCCTCCGCCAAGGCCGAGGGGCGCGCGGTCGAGTACGATCGGGAGCTCGCCAAGGCCGATGAGGTCTATGGTGCCAAGTTCCGCGAGCTGGCCTACCAGGCTGACGGCAAGAGCTATCGCCCCATCGAGGAGATCGCCGCCGATCCGGAAGCCCGCAAGGTGGGTCAGCGCCTGTTCCTGCAAAACTGCTCCCAGTGCCACGGCTCCGATGCCCGCGGTGGTCGCGGTTTCCCGAACCTGACCGACAGCGAATGGCAGTGGGGCGGGGCGCCTGAGCAGATCAAGACCACCATCATGGGCGGTCGTCAGGGGGTCATGGCCGCCTGGGGCGAGATCCTGGGTCAGGATGGGGTGAAGGAGGTGGCCTCCTATGTATTGAGCCTCTCCGGTCGCAAGGTGGATCTGGTGGAAGCCAAGAAGGGCGAGGCACGCTTTGCCATCTGTGCCGCCTGTCACGGCCCGGATGCCAAGGGCGGCATCGCCTTCGGCGCACCGGATCTCACCAACAACACCTGGCTCTACGGTGGCTCCCGTCAGGTGGTCGAGCAGACCATCACCCACGGGCGTCACGGGGTCATGCCGGCCTGGAAGGACATCCTCGGGGAAGACAAGGTGCAACTGCTGGCATCCTATGTCTACAGCCTGTCTCACAACGAGGGACAAAAAGCGCAGTAACATGTGATAAGCACGTGATTACGCAGCAAAAAGCCTCGACTCTTCGGGGCTTTTTGTTATCTTGTGTTGGCTAAAACCCCTCCATTCGTTAAGCGTACGTTTCACGGCAGTAGCAACTATGACTCAACCCTGGTATCGCCAATTCTGGCCCTGGTTCATCATCGCCCTCCCCTGCGCCGCCGTGGTCGGCAGCATCGCAACCGCCATCATCGCCAGCAAGGATGGGGTCAACCTGGTGGCCGAGGACTATTACAAGCAGGGCAAGGAGATCAATCAGGATCTCAGCAAGTTTGATCGCGCCGAGGCGTTGGGCATCCGCATCGCCCTCGAGGTCAAGGGCAGCGAGCTGACCCTGAAGCCGCTCTCCGGCGATGTGCCGCCCGGTCAGGCCCTGCATGTATCCCTCTTTCATCCCACTCTGGCAGGTCATGACAGCGAACATCTGGTGACCGCCGATGGCAAGGGCGTCTATCGCCTGATGCTGGACAAGCCCATCACCGGCAAATGGCACATCCGGGTCGATGCCTTCAACCACGAGTGGCGCCTGCAAGAGACGGTACATCTGCCGACCGGGGCGGCCGTCGAGCTCGATCCCAAGGGGCGTTGATGCCCCCTGATCGGCCGTCCTGGACGAGTCGGCCTGCTTCCCAGACACCCCGCCCGCTCCCAAGGAGGGATACACCATGACCGGCTGTTTTCACTGCGGTGAACCGGTTCCCACTGGCAGTGATTATGCCCTCGAGATCAAGGGTATAGTGCAACCCATGTGCTGCCCCGGCTGCCAGGCCGTGGCGCAGACCATCCTCGAATGCGGCCTTGCCAGCTATTACGAACACCGTACCGCTCCCGGCATCAAGGGGGAACTGGTACCGAGCGAACTGGCCGCCATGACCCACTACGATCTGGCAGAGGTGCAGCAGGATTTCGTGGTGGAAACTGGCTCAGGCAGTCAGAAACTTCGCGAAATCCAGCTCAGCGTAGAGGGTCTCACCTGCGCCGCCTGTGCCTGGTTGATTGAACGCCACCTGATGGGGCTCCCCGGCCTGCATTATGTGAACGTCAACACCACCACCCACCGCGCCCGCATCAAATGGGACCCCGACAAACTCTCCTTGAGCGACATCCTCAAGGGTTTCGCCAAGATTGGTTATCGCGCCTACCCCTTCCAGACCCATCAACAGGAAGCCCTCTACGCCCGCGAGGTCCGCAGCTACATGTTTCGCATGGCGCTGGCGGGCCTCGGGTCCATGCAGGTGATGATGTGCGCGGTGGCGCTCTACATGGACTTCTTCATCAGCGTCGAGGAGGAGTTCATGATCTATTTCAAGTGGATAAGCCTCTTGCTCTCGACTCCCATCATGATCTACTCCGCCCAGCCATTCTACGTGGGGGCCTGGCGCGCCCTGAAGCAGGGCCACCTCTCCATGGATGTGTCAGTATCGCTGGCGCTGATCGGTGCCTTCGTCGCCTCCATCTGGGCCACCGTCTTCAACACCGGTGAGGTCTATTACGACTCCATCACCATGTTCGTCTTCTTCCTGCTGCTGGGGCGTTTGCTCGAGCTGCGCGCCAGGCGCAAGGCATCGGAGTCGAGTTCCAACCTGGCGCGGCTGGTACCCATCATGGCGACCCGCATCGATGACGACGGGGAACACGACGTCGCCGCCAAGACCCTGCGCACAGGCGACAGGGTGCGGGTGCTGGCGGGCGCCACCCTGCCCGCCGACGGCATCATAGTGACGGGGAACGCCAGTCTGGATGAATCCATGTTGACCGGCGAGCAGCTCCCCCTGCTCAAGCAAGCGGGAGAGCCCGTCTTCGCCGGCACCATCAACACCGATGCGCCGCTGGAGATCCGGGTCAGCCATCCCATCGAGGAGTCTCGCCTCGCCCAGATCATGCGCCTGCAGGATCATGCGCTGGACGACAAGCCTGCCATCGCCGAGCTGGCGGATGTGCTCTCCCGCCACTTTATCCTGGTGTTGCTGGTGATCGCCGCCGGGGTATGGACCTTCTGGCACTTCCACGCCCCCGCGCGCGCCTTCTGGATCACCCTGGCAGTGCTGGTGGCGACCTGCCCCTGCGCTCTGTCGCTGGCCACCCCCACGGCGCTCACCTCGGCCACCGCCCATCTTACCCGCAGCGGCATACTGTTGCGCCGTGGCCATGTGCTGGACATTTTGACCCGTGCCAACCGGGTAGTGATGGACAAGACGGGTACCCTGACCACGGGGGACATCCGCCTTGTCAGCACCCGGGCACTGGCCGGGCTTGACGATGCCGAATGCCTCGCCATCGCCCGCACCCTGGAGGCCTATTCCGAACACCCCATCGCTCGTGCCTTCAAGCGCGCCGCCCCCGCCGACATTCTGCTGACGGCGAGCGAGGTGACCCCTGTCATCGGTCACGGCATCCAGGGCGTGATTGCCGGCACCCAGTACAGGATTGGCAGTGCCCGCTGGCTGGGTTTGAGTGACGACCATGGCCAGGCGCCGCAGGAGAGCGGCCTTGTCATCTACCTAGCCGACGAGCACGGATTGCTGGCTCGCTTCACCCTGGCCGATACGCTGCGCACAGATGCCAAGGCACTCATCGCCGCCTTCCGGGATGCCGGCCTCAAAACCACCATACTGACGGGCGATGGCTCGGCCGCCGCCGACGAGGTGGCACGGGAGCTCGGGGTGGATGAACTCATCAAGGGGGCGACACCGGATGGCAAGCTCGCTTATCTCAAGGGGCGTGAAGCGGCCGGGGAGATCAGCATCATGGTGGGGGATGGCATCAACGATGCGCCCGTGCTGGCCGGGGCCCATGCTTCTTTTGCCATGGCGGGGGGCACGGATCTGGCCAAGAACAGTGCCGACGCCATCTTGCTGGCGGACGATCTCTCCCGCCTGCTGGCGGCCCGCACCCTGGCGCTGCGCACCCGCAAGATCATCAAGGAGAACTTCGCCTGGTCCATCGGCTACAACCTGCTGGTGCTGCCGCTGGCGGCGAGCGGCTGGCTTCCCCCCTACCTGGCGGCGGCGGGCATGTCGTTGAGCTCCCTCATAGTGGTCACCAACTCCATGCGGCTCAACCGCTGATCCCGCCCCTTGAGTGAACGGCCTGCCAGGGGGCGGGCCAGATTTTCTGACAGATGGCGGCTGGCGCCGGGCCCGAACGGGGTTAACATGGACCAGCCACCACGGGCACACTTGCCAAGGTAGAGACCATGAACATCATCTTTGTCCTCATCCCCATCGCCATCCTGTTCGTCATCATCGCCGGGGTCGTCTTCTTCTGGGCCATCCGCTCCGAGCAGTTCGAGGATCTCGACCGGCAGGGCTCCAACATCCTGTTCGATGAGGAGCAACCGCTCGCCAAGGCTGAAGACAAGGAGCCAGAGGACGAGAGCAAGGGGCACCATGACCAGCAGCCTTGATCTGATGGGGGCCCTGCTGGTGGGGCTGGCGGGATCCGGCCACTGCATCGCCATGTGCGGCGGGGTCTCGGCGGCGCTCTCCATGGCGATCCCCCCGAAGAGCCAGCACTTCTGGGGGCGGCTCGGCTACCTGCTCAATTACAACCTCGGCCGGATCCTGAGCTACGTCATCGCGGGGGCGCTGGTGGGGGGGCTGCTGGCCAGTGTCGGCGAGCTCGGTGCCGGCAAACAGGCCATTGCCGGGCTGAGACTGATGGCGGCGCTCTTGATGATAGCGCTCGGCCTCTATCTCGCGGGCTGGTGGCAGGGCATTCTGCTGCTTGAGCGCATGGGGGGGAAGCTTTGGCCACATATCAAGCCGCTGGCCAGCAGATTCCTCCCCTTCCACTCCCCCGTACAAGCCCTTCCCTTTGGCATGGTATGGGGCTGGCTGCCCTGTGGTCTGGTCTACTCCATGTTGACCTGGAGTGCGG containing:
- the prc gene encoding carboxy terminal-processing peptidase — its product is MLKHGVIRFSLVACSLALAGLAQAIEPVLKESDLPVLAQESQHATASKRITNLFTRSHYKQFKLDDAFSAVVFDKYLENLDYSRNLFLASDISRFEKYRNGFDTDLERGRLAPAYEMFNLSQQRRYERFEYALKLLDTPFDFTQKDNYVFDREGAPWPKDEAELNELWRQRVKFDALSLKLSGKEWPEIKELLGKRYNNAIKRMSQTESEDVFQLFMNSFARAIEPHTSYLSPRSADRFNTEMNLSLEGIGAVLQAEDDFTVIRSLVPGGPAAKSNHLKPDDKITGVGQDDGKIVDVIGWRLDDVVELIKGPKGSKVKLEIQRGKGANAKTELVELTRDKVRLEDRAAKSKVITAEGKKIGVLEIPSFYVNLHDDVIKELSSLNKQKIDGLIVDLRGNGGGALTEASALSGLFFGSGPVVQIRDHMGRITVNGDDDGNVYYGGPMSVLIDRYSASASEIFAAAMQDYGRALILGENSFGKGTVQQHRSLAKVYDFYEQPLGHVQYTIAKFYRINGGSTQNKGVAPDISFPTAVSPDETGESREFNALPWDKIASAGYTRLGDFSGMLAKLKADHEARINKDPEFAYVLQDIKEYQADKDKKSVSLNEAERLAEQAKQDEKALARANERLLRLGKPTVKSLDDLPTDFEAPDEYQVEAANITADLATLSKKS
- the proQ gene encoding RNA chaperone ProQ — encoded protein: MENTEKLKNSKEIVAYLVEKFPACFIAEGEAKPLKIGIFQDLAARLADDERVSKTMLRSALRQYTSSWRYLHGLKAGQARVDLDGNPGELLTEEHIEHAKQALKESKERVFASRRTNTKEKDDKPKQPRRPAPRKSDAPRADKPKAAPKAAAPAVDAPLVKVDAATLKVDQGVRVVLGKSPVPATIKEVTKDDVQVQLQTGMMLRVKFEHLVL
- a CDS encoding sulfite exporter TauE/SafE family protein produces the protein MTSSLDLMGALLVGLAGSGHCIAMCGGVSAALSMAIPPKSQHFWGRLGYLLNYNLGRILSYVIAGALVGGLLASVGELGAGKQAIAGLRLMAALLMIALGLYLAGWWQGILLLERMGGKLWPHIKPLASRFLPFHSPVQALPFGMVWGWLPCGLVYSMLTWSAAAGSATGGALIMLFFGLGTLPTLFALGGLADRLRYWLTLRSLRLGGALLLIAYGLHTLWIGITSF
- the ccoP gene encoding cytochrome-c oxidase, cbb3-type subunit III, with amino-acid sequence MSTLFSIFVTVISLGTIIGCFLLLLWCMKDKLGTEEGKPMGHTFDGIEEINNPLPKWWSYMFIFFIVTGLIYLLAFPGLGNWKGLLGWQSSNQDVRSLAESKAAAASAKAEGRAVEYDRELAKADEVYGAKFRELAYQADGKSYRPIEEIAADPEARKVGQRLFLQNCSQCHGSDARGGRGFPNLTDSEWQWGGAPEQIKTTIMGGRQGVMAAWGEILGQDGVKEVASYVLSLSGRKVDLVEAKKGEARFAICAACHGPDAKGGIAFGAPDLTNNTWLYGGSRQVVEQTITHGRHGVMPAWKDILGEDKVQLLASYVYSLSHNEGQKAQ
- a CDS encoding FixH family protein; the encoded protein is MTQPWYRQFWPWFIIALPCAAVVGSIATAIIASKDGVNLVAEDYYKQGKEINQDLSKFDRAEALGIRIALEVKGSELTLKPLSGDVPPGQALHVSLFHPTLAGHDSEHLVTADGKGVYRLMLDKPITGKWHIRVDAFNHEWRLQETVHLPTGAAVELDPKGR
- the ccoN gene encoding cytochrome-c oxidase, cbb3-type subunit I; protein product: MSHTTNHPEYNYTVVRQFTVMTIVWGIVGMSVGVLIAAQLIWPALNFDTPWLTYSRLRPLHTNAVIFAFGCSALMATSFYVVQRTCQTRLFGGKLASFVFWGWQAIILSAAISLPLGYTTSKEYAELEWPIDIAITVVWVAYAVVFFGTLAKRTTSHIYVANWFFGAFIITVAVLHIVNNMEVPLSGMKSYSMYSGAMDAMVQWWYGHNAVGFLLTAGFLGMMYYFVPKQAGRPVYSYRLSIVHFWALISLYIWAGPHHLHYTALPDWAQSLGMVMSLILFVPSWGGMINGIMTLSGAWHKLRYDPILRFLIVSLSFYGMSTFEGPMMAIKTVNALSHYTDWTIGHVHSGALGWVAMVSIGAVYHLIPNLFDQGRMYSIKLINVHFWLATVGTVLYIVSMWISGVMQGLMWRAVNDDGTLTYSFVEALQASYPFYFVRFLGGCFFVTGMLLMAYNAYRTITAPKGSLEPVAQPA
- a CDS encoding heavy metal translocating P-type ATPase, coding for MTGCFHCGEPVPTGSDYALEIKGIVQPMCCPGCQAVAQTILECGLASYYEHRTAPGIKGELVPSELAAMTHYDLAEVQQDFVVETGSGSQKLREIQLSVEGLTCAACAWLIERHLMGLPGLHYVNVNTTTHRARIKWDPDKLSLSDILKGFAKIGYRAYPFQTHQQEALYAREVRSYMFRMALAGLGSMQVMMCAVALYMDFFISVEEEFMIYFKWISLLLSTPIMIYSAQPFYVGAWRALKQGHLSMDVSVSLALIGAFVASIWATVFNTGEVYYDSITMFVFFLLLGRLLELRARRKASESSSNLARLVPIMATRIDDDGEHDVAAKTLRTGDRVRVLAGATLPADGIIVTGNASLDESMLTGEQLPLLKQAGEPVFAGTINTDAPLEIRVSHPIEESRLAQIMRLQDHALDDKPAIAELADVLSRHFILVLLVIAAGVWTFWHFHAPARAFWITLAVLVATCPCALSLATPTALTSATAHLTRSGILLRRGHVLDILTRANRVVMDKTGTLTTGDIRLVSTRALAGLDDAECLAIARTLEAYSEHPIARAFKRAAPADILLTASEVTPVIGHGIQGVIAGTQYRIGSARWLGLSDDHGQAPQESGLVIYLADEHGLLARFTLADTLRTDAKALIAAFRDAGLKTTILTGDGSAAADEVARELGVDELIKGATPDGKLAYLKGREAAGEISIMVGDGINDAPVLAGAHASFAMAGGTDLAKNSADAILLADDLSRLLAARTLALRTRKIIKENFAWSIGYNLLVLPLAASGWLPPYLAAAGMSLSSLIVVTNSMRLNR
- a CDS encoding GAF domain-containing protein, with the translated sequence MIEKQAFYRTLNQQAQALLEGEPDRIATLANLSALLNQELADINWVGFYLLQGETLVLGPFQGKPACVRIPVGRGVCGTAVSEGKTQLVDDVHQFVGHIACDGASNSEIVIPVRHNGEIIGVLDIDSPIFNRFDAEDQLGLEETVQILESML
- the ccoS gene encoding cbb3-type cytochrome oxidase assembly protein CcoS — protein: MNIIFVLIPIAILFVIIAGVVFFWAIRSEQFEDLDRQGSNILFDEEQPLAKAEDKEPEDESKGHHDQQP
- a CDS encoding cbb3-type cytochrome oxidase subunit 3, with the protein product MDYGTFRGLYTLLLLIIMIAIIVWAYSKRRKASFDEAANLVFADDEQPSADNKNAGAKQ
- the ccoO gene encoding cytochrome-c oxidase, cbb3-type subunit II, with amino-acid sequence MSNNNRHEIFEKSVPMLVVGIIFAISLGGLVEITPLFFQKQTTEPVEGLKPYTALQMEGRDIFIREGCNVCHSQMIRPFRAETERYGHYSVAGESVWEHPFLWGSKRTGPDLARVGGRYSDDWHRAHLINPRDVVPESNMPGFPWLETNVLSGELTGKKLALFRDHFGVPYTDADIAGAGEAVKGKTELDALVAYLQSLGHALK